Genomic window (Capsicum annuum cultivar UCD-10X-F1 chromosome 10, UCD10Xv1.1, whole genome shotgun sequence):
ATCGGAGTCgactatttccttctatctttcatgTTTAGTCTTTTGTTTTGAAACATATGTCATTGACTATTCTAGAACTCAAGTTGTATCATgactagatgctcttgtactagctctaacAGGTCGTGGGATGGATTTTTATGTATTGTCTATCttttatctatttcaaatacTTTGTTTATTTGGAGTTGTATTATTGAGATACCTAAATTGGGCATTTTTCACCAAATCAACCCATTGTGTTTAGCTCTAGGTTGcggtttgacttacctactggcagaatatagtaggtgccatcatgactcgtaatcagattatgataaaaaaaatttggaCATCATAAATCAAGATTAAGtatgaaatggaaaaaaaataataatgtgacCCAACAAAGACTTTAAAAAATGAGAGCACACAAAAGGATGAAGACAAGGTACAAAGCAGTCGaaatctatataacacatattatatattgctaattttaacattaaattcctatttgtatctttttcttcatcttgttcttcttctattgttgtcatactaccaaattcatcttttatagttgtttcatatttttttaataattctattggtgttagtttagttgttgttgatgatgttccttctatagatttattagttcttaataccttcttgctattttcagttagatttgaaaatcataatttcactgttcctattagtattctttctatatattttggtgcatctgttatgtttatattattatctaataattgttttgtcatatatcctactcataattgtattgttttttctgtatctattacacagtctaggtctaaaaagttataatttttattaactatttgttttggtgtccatttgtcatattcattctttagattatatttcttaaacttattcttataatatgtaggttttcttatttctgatgttttaggtattatattttcatcttcttttttatcaagagtatttatttctgtgttgacattttctaacttttcttcattaattacttcttgtttttcattgatttctaaattttttgtatttgttaatatttctgtatatgtttcactatcttctgaatcataattatctatctcttcaacatctatattatttatttttaattccttgttttttatttctaatttttccttaaattgatttatctcgtttagtaatttttgttctttatctttttcttccttttccttttgtctttgttcatacaaatcttttaacatttgtagttctttttctaattcagcaatcctactatttttagtttcttctatttttcatatttcttctgtagtttgttgtttaattttttctatttcctttttcctatctatttcttcattttctctttctattcttatcatagctgtcaatttatcttctaattgtaattcttctttttctaacattagatataaatgttcacctattttcttatatcttcttcctagattagaacatactatttttatttttaatcctacgtgattttcatatattttttcatctattataaattcttctttgttcattttattgtgaatagttcatgttgatatatatattctaaataggtcatgttgatatatatattctaaactatctatttgtgattctaattttgatatttcatctttttgtgtatttattgagttttcactaactccgacaaatatattataatgtagtctttctattcttacttttaattctttacgtttttcagaaataatttgctttaattctttgtatttttgtattttattcattcaaaCCATATTTATTATATCTTGGTGgatatttaaatctaattttatcataattaggtggtatgtgtctcattcttctagattttaaatggattattaattttgcttcaatactagatattaaggtaattaggtaagctaatctttgtgggttttcttttgttttatttagacttatatattttgaatgattaCTAATTaaggattctttaatttttctaaaagcttctctattttttaatggtcttctcataattaattcaatccaatctaaattcaaacacaaaagtagtggttttaaagtttctgctaattttggaatatattctcttacttggtttactaatcctaaaaatgattgtaatttcttttttgtatctaattcttctttcgaatttattatttttgtactatatattgttgcatttttactccactcttatctatttgtattcctaaaaattctatctgatttttcataatttcagctttcttttcgcttacacttattcccgatttttctattatatctgtaaactgtcctaataattttaaatgttcttctttagtttttgtatataataatatatcatctatgtatactatacaattagataattgtttaaaataactatctataaaatgttgatatctacctggtgcatttttatatccaaatggtaatacgtttcaGTCATAAACaagtgcttttaagcacttttttggtcaaaatatttgaaatatccTTAAAGCTGTTaacaatatatagagttgattattattaatttttatttttaaaataatttaaattaatatatatatatatatatatatatatatatatatataaaatattttcatgaatgactattaatttgtacgctaaaaaatctttctttttgttaaaagagtttaaatcattaagcaaaatatatatgttactaattattataattacattaatagataaattgTTGTTCATAAATAatactatttgtttgataaaagactcttaattagaaaatatattactcattgattgagtaatgactatCACTATTAAAATAATGACGAATACGAATATTGCATCGTGAAATATAGATGGATCATTCACTAATCGTCCATGAAGTTGTATTTCTTCAATAAGTATTctctatatattttggttgatgaattgtttttttttattaaagaaatttatatgttataaataataattgttcaaatttaaaaGGACATGAGGGAGAGAAGAGAAATAAATTTTCATGTTGTTAATTGTCTGGCAAGGAGGACCACAACACGGTTAATCGTTAGCTTATTGCGAACATGCTCAAACCATCAGCGGTATTGGTgagagaaaatgacaaaaatggtTCCTTATTTTTAGGATaagtttaaaatagatttttaaagtATCTATGataattttaatcttttaagTTTGTCAAAAATTAACAtcttttaaatacatattttgttaAATTTGACGGAAACAGAGAAATCaatcataaatattaaaaaagtttcattaaatcttaaaatatgcAAGATGAAAAGTTGCATTAGAGACTAAAatgatataagaaaataatactagAAGTTACGGTTCAAAAGCTGCTAGCcgtaaaaataaatcaaaaacagCGGAAATTACAAAAGATTTACTTCTAAATCTCAATTCCcacttttaaccaaaaaaataaaataaaattctcaatTCCCACTAATTCTTTTGCTTTTCTACTATTTCCCCAAATCTAACTCAtagattttgataaatatttaacacgtactaaaattattaaattttagcaaacttaaaaaatcaaaattgacaTATCTTGAAACATAAATCTATTATTATCACTTTTCCTCACCAAAattgttgatggtttgaggcTTTGAGCATGCCCTTGGTTGCTATTGGTTTATCACGTGTACTAAATTTTGACTAAGAAGTGCCTAATATAAgtagatattttattaaaataaatcatatTCATATTTGATTAGGAATAGAGATATCAAGAAAAAGTAGGAGTAACCGTGATAGAAGAAAAAATGGGAGAAATAAGGTTGAGTTAGTTCAGATATATGTAGAGGAGACACATGAATTTGCCTAATGTGAAGGTATAAGAGGTTAACTATGGATATtaagagaggtagaggtagatcaAGAAATATTAAGGTGAGGTGATTAGATATGAAGTGACCCAGTTTCATTTTACCTAGCACATGATCTTGAATAGAAATTTATGGAGAATGCAAATTAGAGTAGAAGATTAGTTAGATAATTAGATGTTGTCGCActtattcttctatattattaGTCATAGTATTATCTATGATTTTTATGTACTTTGATTATCATTTTATCTTGGTATAACTAATGTTTAGGATAATCTGTCAAAGtgtttataataatttttaacatgacattttcattttcattatttctttctctatattgatttgatttttttttttttattgagatGAATATCCAAGGTGGACTTAGATTCAAGATTATGGTGCTCCGACACCCATTAAACCCCATATAGAAtcggtataattatataaataaaatgtataaaaattaaaataagatggGAAAacactaattaatatatataaaaattaaaataagatgagaaaacactaataaaatcaagaagacaGACGAGTGATTTAATTTTTAGACGAAACTTCAAAATTTTTGAGTATTAGTATACATATTTGAACCTTCAAAATATCCAAACTTTTAAATCTTCCACCCGGTAtgtatcaaaaacaacctctgcACGTTGCCTCTATCGAGCTCTACTCTCTGTTGTCGACTAGTTTAATATGTATTCCGCATGAACTTTTACGGTGGGCAGGGCAGGGTAGGGTTCGTGAAGCACGCGCATACATCTTTATTGTAATTTTTAGgattaaatatacaaatacaatatgggGGGACTGGCCCCGACTGGGAAAGTATGTGTAGCACACTGCACCACTGTTTATTTGGACTTTATCCTCCCCTTTTAAAGCAGCCAGCACAAATACCCATCAAAGTTGGTGTATCACTAATCCACTTCCTTTCATCTCCAACatacacccccacccccacaacGTGCTTGTCAGCGTTATAAAGGTTTTCTTCCTCCTACTTTTTTGACTGTCTAGTCTTACCGTATTAAAAGTGTGACATTGTTTAAGTAATTTGAAGAGGGTAAGATTAACTATGAGAACAAACCCAAGAACGTAGCAAATGGGCAATTGTGGTACTAGAGAAGAATCTGCTGTTGTCTCCAACGCTCATCATCAAGGTTATTTCTTTTCTGATTTATCAGATCTGTTTTCACTATTAATTTGAAATATCTCTTGACCATAATTTCCTTTTTTGTGTTTGATACTGCAGTTCAGCATCAACAAGGGATATCGTTGGCAAGCAGAATAGGTGCTGACTCGAAGAAGCACAGTCATAGTCGCTCTACTTCAGATCTGAGTGATCCTTCGACTCCGAGAAACTTAGAGGATTTTAGAAAGAATGCTATTCTGTATACTCACATAATTGCCTTCACTCTTTTTGAGCTGGAAACAATTACTAAAAGCTTCCGATCTGATTATATACTTGGTGAGGGTGGTTTTGGAACTGTGTACAAGGGCTACATTGATGAAAATGTCCGTGTTGGACTTAAGTCTCTCCCGGTTGCTGTTAAAGTCCTTAATAAAGAGGGACTTCAAGGACACAGGGAGTGGCTTACTGAGGTTAACTTTCTTGGACAGCTTAGGCATCCTAATCTTGTCAAATTGATTGGATATTGCTGTGAGGATGACCATCGTTTGCTCGTTTATGAGTTCATGTTCAGAGGAAGCCTCGAAAATCATCTCTTCCGAAGTATGTTGTTCCTCTTGTTTTGCTGCATTATGTCATgactaacttgatggttttttaATTTCTACTATGTTTACTGAATAAGATGGTGCTTAAAACATTGCTATGATATCTTTAGGTGCACGAGTGACAATCTCAAGTACATGTTATATTTGGTTAGCCTACTGCATATTGGCTTCTGCATTGTTGTTATCCCTATGTAACTTTGCCTCTATTGTCATTGCTTATGTCACCTTAGAATAAACTGCTTATACACAGTTATCTCATGTCATAAGCAACATTATTAGATTAAAACTGATATGAAATTTTCAACTCAAGAACAACTGTTAGCAACTTACCCCCTTCCCCCtagaaaaaaacaataaaaatgggTACGCTTATCTTCATCAGTCCATGTGTAAGATTTTCAAGTTTGAGCTCCATGATGCAGCAGGCGTAATTCCTTAATATTCATGTGGGGACAACAAAAGTGGAAACTTGAGTCCCTGTGGTGGTATATTTGAGCCTCCAATCTCTTGTCTGTAGTGTCTTTTCTGGTCTCCTAAGTCTTTGATCATGGATTGTGTTGAATGAAGAGATCAGAGTTTCTTTAGCTCATGCTTCAAGTATCTTGAATGGTGGAGGTTCAACCACTGCATGATGCTACGTTGATGATGTCATTTGCTTGCTTCAGCCTGATCCTTTAGAGATATACCAACAGTTTCACCTGTCGTGGTCGAGCTTTTTACCACTCGGAAAATGATGTAGCTCCTAAGAAATATGTGAGATTCTATAGTTGTAGAAGATGAACTTCGTAAATTTTGAGAGATCATCTTAATTTTCAGGCTTAGTTATACTATTATTGGAATCACATTACTAACTCTACTAGTCTTCTATTTAATGTTACAGAAATGCTAAGGACAAATTTAGCTAACCTCTAATATAAGAGACCTGTAAAACCCACCAGCAATGCATCTAATTGGAAAATCTTGTGTTGCTGCACAAAGAGCAACAATTAGCTCTATGAATAATACAGTGCCAGAAAAGAGGATTAGCGGTGCCATTGATTGTATGTGCGCCTCTGTTTGGATAACATGCTTGACTTTTGTGATTGGCGCTTCGAATCAGTGATACTTCAACCTAATTAACAAATCTTCTCGGCTTCAAGCTGATGAATGATGATATTATATTCTTATGGCTTCCAAGGAAATAAATGTTGGTCTTGCTTACTAAGTTGTGGTGTTTCTTGAGGCTTTCAGGGGCTACTGTTCCATTATCTTGGGCCACAAGAATGATGATTGCTCTTGGAGCAGCTAAAGGGCTTGCATTCCTTCATAATGCAGAAAGACCAGTTATATATCGTGATTTCAAGACCTCGAATATATTATTGGATTCTGTAAGTCATACTTCCAGGACTTGCATTATGTAATCACTTGATTTTCTCCGGTTTTACCGTTTCTTGTTTTCCCctatttcttttttggtttttctgTATATCCCTTTGTCTTGATTGGAATAACATGAGATTGGTAGTGATTGCAGGATTATACGGCCAAACTATCTGATTTCGGGCTTGCAAAAGCAGGGCCACAAGGTGACGAGACTCATGTCTCAACTCGGGTGATGGGTACCTATGGTTATGCAGCTCCGGAATATGTTATGACTGGTAAGTACTAACCCTGCTCCCCAATCCTCCAAAAAAGGGTTATGACTGGTTTGTTTGATTATCCAATTCGGACTTAAAACTACAATGCTCTAAACAATCCAAAGttggaaaagagaaaaataaagagttgataaAGAAACAGCTTACATGtaaaaaataagagaacttaTTGCTTGTGGTATGTAGATT
Coding sequences:
- the LOC107845414 gene encoding probable serine/threonine-protein kinase PBL8 translates to MGNCGTREESAVVSNAHHQVQHQQGISLASRIGADSKKHSHSRSTSDLSDPSTPRNLEDFRKNAILYTHIIAFTLFELETITKSFRSDYILGEGGFGTVYKGYIDENVRVGLKSLPVAVKVLNKEGLQGHREWLTEVNFLGQLRHPNLVKLIGYCCEDDHRLLVYEFMFRGSLENHLFRRATVPLSWATRMMIALGAAKGLAFLHNAERPVIYRDFKTSNILLDSDYTAKLSDFGLAKAGPQGDETHVSTRVMGTYGYAAPEYVMTGHLTARSDVYSFGVVLLELLTGRKSVDKTRPSKEQNLVDWARPKLNDKRKLLQIIDPRLDNQYSVRAAQKACSLAYYCLSQNPKARPLMSDVVETLEPLQSSGGSRNEASSTGTGVRFAIGRVPDYRTHHRYGSSLGTAAGCRSPNPNCSPGGPAACRVR